One genomic window of Chanos chanos chromosome 13, fChaCha1.1, whole genome shotgun sequence includes the following:
- the rai1 gene encoding retinoic acid-induced protein 1, whose translation MQSFRERSGFHGNQHCYQQEPHELSRLESYRHHHGQTRQGYEAHSLAAAGMPTAGAGSKDCYGQQTYPGYSNSSAQAKKSYRGSKVSGQHLQGGYSNHMGSGYSAQYMSEGHLQQKWDESAQLSQYEQDMVGRLEQGAGGPSQYLEQNMLAISQSQCHHPSQPSASIYTSQHQQGLPPSASPSSVMYTQGHLHFPQHSQSPSSSSSTSSYMEKCNPMPHGYKGYAMPTNTQYTRQLANHSGLKQSAYRPQNTYGYQQPTSRAGFEQQTSLQGMQGSQENLQKFQHYSQPQQSYCITDISVRSPEQYYQNCSPSSSHSPARSVGRSPSYSSTPSPLMPNPETYQYAPPPINPGASSSTGLQDQGMLMPPHSHSSPSVNHQSQTYSSSMKDRFSEKLLSNPSLWSLNALTSQVESISNNVQQLLLSEALMANKKSSKRNHPKKGEDYRGQLRGIEDSSCPDSQHGHIPEAYSAPRPMTAELQEGGYSSSTEDQMERSYYYFGQGKGPTQVPTHSQLSLDTVSTCSMNSADDMSIKSGDSVRSLQSAASEDLGCDPRVQRAQVGEDHTSSIRNIRDERSPISITASSPLKQESNSPPDIKRVEGSVKENFEESAWTERMTDEDDTGKRDLSVGQECKGEVAEDLEKQQKWPEDKKYPSLFHKINKAVSGGGYSYETEENIYQGLQNKYDPDEGDTAERSCSLLDVSRKGHERSEMKSEIFKSEPEPNAETTVKTSLTISRSNLGQDQYLPGKVDNSEMAHFTPQSETSEERLSATERQRGTFEEHQSVLSHQVTEVRERKESLTPSEEVINNRTIPQEPSAEVCSRTVEREGESLVNTESTETAAQDTTLKNSKRRPALCDIAPQSHSVKTGLSALNEKTTPQAQARDHIDRSDAKVLEPDSPQLPGKSILHSAPSWANTPPSPQKGDEDIEPGISCPSAVTPLAKPEPEVPSAYPRPFGRKHTRGRRRLMHASVGIRRHSNVEADGAPPSPQKPNLLISKSALFNSQMGTTHQDISSQTPKLLADILPSRMCTRSISSQGGPKVCPPEKRKPGPKPGSKPGPKPGSKPGPKPGTKPGPKPGLKPSPKPGPKPGPKPGLKPGPKPGVKPGPKSGSKPGVKPVLKPGPKPGSKPGPKPGPKPGPKPIEVATPKGPGRPRGLTSKVKVMKQEGQIQTVTNRVNASKTMSESKKQDENRDTTIVETNLGSTSDTTILSNTLVIPADNTLGTTMETTTVDVKSQMKDQKPMVLRSRKHALENITKYKEKESETSTDLPQSKPNDTEMQRVDLEKTYENPTPIINTTSQEGAYLDSLTGPDENTVISVKRKSSLQSQEPVKKKRGVKAKQTENQQPSTKTVVGVRGPRGRRKRGQQAKPAVNNDLTKDDPPANDISDMPCAPPQCPTKTKYLPPRKGRGLKYEAMVQKITSPGSKKQAPTPQLDTVLEDSTSKFVPQVSEQRETVNTLEVIPEEGQGTMITEGSQDTMCVKTPRKKRRKWATVESADTPDVTLEAGSLIINSPRLAKQRAIKNNHEMHLKQRRKRRKGVMVTESIPTGEPQETVQTKTTFPPLLPSSSVLPNTEEQREGEQAPTEMCILLNKPKRGRRPSLKKKEEDSFAVYATKDDLKVKKPGLKKRIRQNPNVITIKGPRLKTKCRKESSPTVEEKQTEDSLKQDLNQQHKYESKWFFTPYVRIDSSREFASLCTIVNRPEEEQLLIQARKKSFTKIKNPVTVAKAIPNCSVMLQGPLVNKSLIDRCLLCCLCGKPANYRELGDLCGPYYPEDCVPRKTLSTIHGESFREDKEGTMSCRTELTTTLRGEGEKDSYQEKTSRDLQGHLRKGRRAFREQIRIRPSFRVRLKRLQLLQGRAGGAATPGGMEGCGEALQRLRLKAETKEHWAHEACVIWTNGVILVAGKLYGLMEAAQAANEMKCSKCQSVGASISCCWKSCTQKYHFVCAKEIGCMFEEDSFSVKCPK comes from the exons ATGCAGTCCTTCAGAGAGCGgagtggtttccatggcaaccagcaCTGCTACCAGCAGGAACCCCATGAATTATCACGCCTTGAGAGTTACAGGCATCATCACGGCCAGACCAGACAGGGCTACGAGGCACACTCCCTTGCTGCTGCAGGGATGCCGACAGCAGGAGCAGGATCTAAAGACTGTTATGGGCAGCAGACCTATCCAGGCTACAGCAACAGCTCAGCTCAGGCTAAGAAATCATACCGGGGAAGCAAAGTATCAGGACAGCATTTGCAAGGAGGTTACAGTAATCACATGGGCTCTGGTTACTCAGCTCAGTACATGAGTGAGGGCCACTTGCAACAGAAATGGGATGAGTCTGCTCAGTTATCCCAGTATGAGCAGGATATGGTTGGCCGTCTGGAGCAAGGAGCTGGGGGACCTTCCCAGTATCTCGAACAGAACATGTTGGCAATCTCCCAGAGTCAGTGCCATCATCCCTCCCAGCCCTCTGCTTCTATTTATACCAGTCAACATCAGCAAGGCCTCCCACCAAGTGCATCTCCCTCTTCTGTGATGTACACACAGGGACACCTGCACTTCCCTCAGCACTCCCAGTCCccttcatcctcatcatcaacatcatcgtACATGGAAAAATGCAACCCAATGCCCCATGGTTACAAAGGTTATGCTATGCCAACAAACACCCAGTACACAAGGCAATTAGCAAACCATAGTGGCTTAAAACAGAGTGCTTACAGACCTCAAAACACCTATGGGTACCAACAGCCAACTTCAAGAGCTGGATTTGAACAGCAGACTTCCCTGCAAGGGATGCAAGGGTCACAGGAAAACCTTCAGAAATTCCAGCATTACAGTCAGCCCCAGCAGAGCTACTGTATTACAGATATCTCTGTAAGATCTCCTGAGCAGTACTACCAGAACTGCAGCCCCAGTTCTAGTCATTCACCTGCAAGGTCTGTGGGCAGGTCCCCCTCATATAGTTCCACCCCATCTCCACTAATGCCAAACCCTGAGACATACCAGTATGCTCCGCCTCCCATCAACCCTGGAGCTTCATCCTCAACTGGTCTCCAAGATCAGGGCATGCTGATGCCTCCGCATAGCCACTCATCTCCCAGTGTAAACCATCAATCTCAGACCTACTCAAGTTCCATGAAAGATCGTTTCTCTGAGAAGCTGCTGTCCAACCCAAGCCTCTGGAGCCTCAATGCCCTGACATCTCAGGTAGAGAGCATCTCTAACAATGTCCAACAGCTGCTCCTCTCAGAGGCTCTCATGGCTAACAAAAAAAGTAGCAAGCGTAACCAtccaaaaaaaggagaggattACAGGGGCCAGTTGAGGGGTATTGAGGACTCTTCATGTCCTGACAGCCAACATGGTCACATTCCTGAAGCCTATAGTGCTCCTAGACCTATGACAGCTGAGCTTCAAGAGGGAGGATACTCTAGCAGCACTGAAGATCAAATGGAGAGAAGCTATTACTACTTTGGCCAGGGTAAGGGGCCAACACAAGTCCCAACTCACTCACAGTTGAGCCTAGATACAGTATCTACTTGCTCCATGAACTCAGCCGATGACATGTCTATCAAGTCAGGAGACTCAGTTCGAAGTCTGCAGAGTGCAGCCTCTGAAGATCTTGGATGTGACCCCAGGGTGCAGAGAGCGCAAGTCGGGGAAGACCACACCAGTTCTATAAGGAACATCAGAGATGAGAGGTCTCCTATAAGCATCACAGCCTCAAGCCCCTTAAAGCAGGAGAGCAACTCACCACCAGATATAAAGCGGGTTGAGGGATCTGTGAAGGAGAATTTTGAGGAGTCAGCCTGGACTGAGAGGATGACTGATGAAGATGACACTGGAAAAAGAGATCTATCTGTTGGACAAGAGTGCAAAGGAGAGGTTGCAGAGGACCTAGAGAAACAGCAGAAGTGGCCAGAGGACAAGAAGTACCCCTCCCTTTTTCATAAGATAAataaagctgtgtcaggtggaGGCTATTCTTatgaaactgaagaaaacatatATCAGGGGCTGCAAAATAAATATGATCCAGATGAAGGGGACACTGCTGAGAGAAGCTGCAGCCTTTTAGATGTTAGCCGCAAGGGACATGAGCGCTCTGAAATGAAATCTGAAATTTTCAAGTCTGAGCCAGAGCCTAATGCTGAGACCACTGTGAAAACATCGCTTACTATTTCAAGAAGCAACCTTGGGCAAGATCAATATTTACCTGGAAAAGTGGACAATTCAGAGATGGCGCATTTCACCCCTCAAAGTGAGACTTCAGAAGAGAGACTTTCAGCCACAGAGCGACAGAGGGGCACCTTTGAGGAGCACcagtctgtcctctctcatcaGGTCACTGAAgttagagagaggaaggagagtcTGACACCTTCTGAAGAGGTCATTAATAATAGAACTATACCACAGGAGCCCTCTGCTGAAGTCTGCAGTAGGACAGTGGAGAGGGAAGGCGAGTCATTGGTCAACACAGAAAGTACAGAGACTGCTGCCCAGGATACGACCCTCAAGAACAGCAAAAGGAGGCCAGCCTTATGTGACATTGCACCTCAGTCTCACTCTGTAAAGACAGGCCTCTCAGCTctcaatgaaaaaacaacaccTCAGGCCCAGGCAAGGGATCACATCGATCGGAGTGATGCAAAGGTGCTGGAGCCAGACTCTCCTCAGCTGCCAGGCAAGTCAATATTGCATTCAGCACCATCCTGGGCTAATACTCCACCCTCCCCACAGAAAGGCGATGAGGACATAGAGCCAGGGATAAGCTGCCCCAGTGCAGTGACGCCATTAGCTAAGCCTGAGCCTGAGGTCCCTTCTGCATATCCACGACCTTTTGGCCGAAAGCATACACGGGGCAGGAGACGGCTAATGCATGCAAGTGTAGGAATCAGGAGACATTCAAATGTAGAAGCCGATGGGGCGCCACCCTCTCCCCAAAAGCCCAACTTGCTTATCAGCAAAAGTGCCCTTTTTAACAGTCAGATGGGGACTACACACCAAGATATAAGCAGTCAAACACCGAAACTTTTGGCTGATATCCTACCTTCTCGGATGTGTACACGATCTATTAGCTCACAAGGTGGCCCAAAGGTTTGCCCCCCTGAGAAAAGGAAACCAGGTCCAAAACCAGGTTCAAAGCCTGGTCCAAAGCCAGGTTCAAAACCAGGTCCAAAACCTGGTACTAAACCTGGTCCAAAGCCTGGTCTAAAGCCTAGTCCCAAACCAGGCCCAAAGCCTGGGCCAAAACCTGGTCTAAAACCTGGTCCAAAGCCTGGAGTGAAACCTGGGCCAAAATCTGGATCAAAGCCTGGAGTAAAGCCAGTTCTAAAACCAGGTCCAAAGCCTGGTAGTAAACCTGGTCCAAAGCCTGGTCCGAAGCCTGGTCCAAAGCCTATTGAGGTAGCGACCCCAAAGGGCCCTGGCCGTCCAAGAGGCCTCACTTCTAAGGTCAAGGTGATGAAACAAGAAGGCCAAATACAGACTGTTACAAACCGTGTTAATGCAAGTAAGACCATGAGTGAAAGTAAGAAacaagatgaaaacagagacaccACCATTGTTGAAACAAATTTAGGTAGTACTTCAGATACTACCATTTTGAGCAACACTTTGGTGATCCCTGCAGATAACACTCTGGGAACTACCATGGAGACCACTACAGTGGATGTAAAATCTCAGATGAAAGACCAAAAGCCCATGGTCCTGAGATCTCGCAAACATGCTCttgaaaacataacaaaatacaaagaaaaagagagtgaaacatCAACAGATCTTCCCCAAAGTAAACCCAATGatacagagatgcagagagtCGATTTAGAGAAGACGTATGAGAATCCCACACCAATCATAAACACCACTAGCCAAGAGGGAGCCTATTTGGATTCCCTAACAGGACCTGATGAGAATACTGTAatttctgtgaaaagaaaatcGAGTTTGCAGTCTCAAGAACCTgtcaagaaaaagagaggtgtcaaagcaaaacaaacagaaaatcagcagccatcaacaaaaacagttgtGGGAGTCCGAGGTCCCAGGGGGAGACGAAAGCGAGGACAACAGGCAAAGCCAGCTGTAAACAACGACTTGACCAAAGATGATCCTCCTGCCAACGACATCAGTGATATGCCTTGTGCACCTCCTCAGTGTCCCACTAAAACAAAGTACCTGCCTCCCCGAAAAGGCAGAGGTTTGAAATATGAGGCAATGGTTCAGAAAATCACATCCCCAGGGTCCAAAAAACAAGCTCCAACCCCTCAACTCGATACAGTGCTAGAAGACTCAACATCAAAGTTTGTGCCACAGGtttcagagcagagggagacagtAAACACCCTGGAGGTAATACCGGAGGAAGGTCAAGGCACAATGATTACAGAGGGGAGTCAAGACACAATGTGCGTCAAGACCCccaggaagaagagaaggaagtGGGCCACTGTAGAGAGTGCAGACACACCAGATGTTACCCTGGAGGCTGGGAGCCTGATTATCAATTCACCAAGGCTGGCCAAACAGCGAGCCATCAAAAACAACCATGAGATGCATCTAAagcaaaggagaaagagaaggaaaggcGTCATGGTGACAGAAAGTATACCCACTGGGGAGCCACAGGAAACAGTCCAAACAAAGACCACATTCCCACCTTTACTTCCATCCTCCTCTGTGTTACCCAAtacagaagagcagagagagggtgagcagGCTCCCACAGAGATGTGTATTCTGCTCAACAAACCCAAAAGAGGAAGGCGTCCATCactcaaaaagaaagaggaagacagttTCGCTGTATACGCCACTAAAGATGACTTAAAGGTCAAAAAGCCTGGACTCAAAAAGAGGATCAGGCAGAATCCTAATGTTATCACAATAAAGGGACCCAGACTTAAGACAAAGTGCAGAAAGGAAAGTTCTCCAACAGtagaggagaaacagacagaggacagtttGAAACAAGACTTAAATCAGCAGCACAAATATGAAAGCAAATGGTTTTTTACCCCGTATGTACGCATTGACAGTTCCAGAGAATTCGCCTCCCTTTGTACTATCGTAAACAGGCCTGAGGAAGAACAGCTGCTTATCCAGGCTAGAAAAAAGAGCTTCACCAAAATTAAAAATCCAGTCACGGTTGCCAAGGCAATACCAAACTGCTCGGTGATGCTCCAGGGGCCCTTAGTTAACAAAAGCTTAATTGACAGGTGTCTATTATGCTGCCTGTGTGGAAAGCCAGCAAATTACAGGGAGCTGGGAGACTTGTGTGGACCTTATTACCCTGAAGACTGTGTACCACGGAAAACATTGTCCACAATACATGGAGAATCTTTCAGGGAAGACAAAGAGGGGACAATGAGCTGCAGAACAGAGCTGACCACCACTTTGAGAGGTGAAGGGGAAAAGGACTCATATCAGGAAAAGACAAGTAGAGATCTTCAAGGGCATCTGAGAAAAGGGAGAAGGGCATTTAGGGAGCAGATCAGGATTCGTCCCAGCTTCCGAGTAAGGCTTAAAAGGCTGCAGTTGTTGCAAGGAAGAGCTGGAGGGGCAGCTACCCCTGGTGGTATGGAGGGATGTGGTGAAGCTCTGCAGAGACTAAGGCTGAAGGCAGAAACGAAGGAGCACTGGGCACATGAGGCTTGTGTTATCTGGACGAATGGTGTAATCCTGGTTGCTGGCAAACTTTATGGGCTCATGGAAGCTGCACAAGCTGCTAATGAAATG AAATGCTCTAAGTGCCAGAGTGTGGGTGCGTCAATCAGCTGCTGCTGGAAAAGCTGCACTCAGAAATATCACTTTGTCTGCGCCAAAGAAATAG GTTGCATGTTTGAGGAGGACAgcttttcagtaaaatgtccaaaa